The following are encoded in a window of Amaranthus tricolor cultivar Red isolate AtriRed21 chromosome 2, ASM2621246v1, whole genome shotgun sequence genomic DNA:
- the LOC130805736 gene encoding extensin-1-like, producing the protein MLWAMLVLPVYSQPPMSMGPVPPPRNSPAPAPSLTPVLEPEEVFNLALFLINFFDGLPPTVEPPQGAVPPPSSTVARPPLSNRPSPMNDVPPPPLVVVRSPPPPTTARPPVMFLPPPPSAEPPEREVPPPPFNKVPRFPPSPVVAPAMIFRAPPRPPPPDFPPSPSPPPIEDFRRPPPSPESAPPIFKSPPPPLEEVLRPPPSPESAPPIFKSPSPPPDSPPPPPPLEEVGRPPPTPEAAAPIFMSPKPSPPPPNSFPPEDDFETPPSPPPTEPPPNSFPPENDSETPPSSPPPQPPSSPPPEDDKFETPPSQPPPPPTDQDTTSPPPED; encoded by the coding sequence ATGCTATGGGCAATGCTAGTGCTGCCCGTATATTCTCAGCCTCCTATGTCTATGGGACCGGTGCCGCCGCCTCGTAACTCTCCGGCACCAGCACCTTCACTTACACCGGTTTTAGAGCCGGAAGAGGTTTTTAATCTTGCTTTGTTTTTAATCAACTTTTTCGATGGTTTGCCTCCAACGGTTGAGCCACCACAAGGAGCAGTTCCACCACCATCTTCAACGGTGGCTCGGCCACCACTTTCGAATAGACCGTCACCTATGAATGACGTTCCACCACCGCCATTAGTGGTGGTTCGTTCACCACCACCACCTACCACCGCTCGTCCACCAGTTATGTTTTTACCGCCTCCACCATCGGCTGAACCGCCAGAGAGAGAAGTTCCACCACCACCTTTTAATAAGGTTCCTCGTTTTCCACCATCACCAGTGGTTGCTCCGGCAATGATCTTTAGGGCACCGCCACGGCCGCCCCCACCAGATTTTCCTCCATCACCTTCACCACCACCGATTGAAGATTTTCGCCGGCCACCACCTTCGCCGGAGTCTGCTCCTCCGATCTTTAAGTCACCACCACCACCTTTAGAGGAGGTTCTCCGCCCACCACCTTCGCCCGAGTCTGCACCTCCCATCTTTAAGtcaccatcaccaccaccagatTCTCCTCCCCCTCCACCACCTTTAGAGGAGGTTGGCCGTCCACCACCTACGCCAGAAGCTGCTGCTCCCATCTTTATGTCCCCAAAACCATCGCCACCTCCGCCAAACTCTTTTCCACCTGAGGATGATTTTGAAACCCCACCAAGTCCACCACCAACGGAACCACCACCAAATTCATTTCCACCTGAGAATGATTCAGAAACTCCACCAAGctcaccaccaccacaaccacCAAGTTCACCACCACCTGAAGATGATAAATTCGAAACCCCACCAAGTCAACCACCACCACCTCCGACTGATCAAGATACTACTTCACCCCCACCAGAAGATTAG